Proteins encoded by one window of Streptomyces clavuligerus:
- the thyX gene encoding FAD-dependent thymidylate synthase, producing MTDTPAQTVTPSFRSDVTVELVKHTAADSDVLWAARVSTAGEQSLEELQKDPERSKGLINYLMRDRHGSPFEHNSMTFFISAPILVFREFMRHRVGWSYNEESGRYRELEPVFYVPGQDRKLVQEGRPGKYVFVDGSPEQHKVVSDAMIDSYRRSYETYQEMLAAGIAREVARSVLPVGLFSSMYATCNARSLMHFLGLRTQHEQAKVPSFPQREIEMVGEKMEREWARLMPLTYAAFNANGRIAP from the coding sequence GTGACCGACACCCCCGCCCAGACCGTGACGCCCAGTTTCCGCAGCGATGTCACCGTCGAGCTGGTGAAGCACACCGCGGCGGACAGCGACGTGCTGTGGGCGGCCCGGGTCTCCACCGCGGGTGAGCAGTCCCTCGAAGAGCTCCAGAAGGACCCCGAGCGCTCCAAGGGCCTGATCAACTATCTGATGCGGGACCGCCACGGCAGCCCCTTCGAGCACAACTCGATGACGTTCTTCATCAGCGCCCCGATCCTTGTCTTCCGTGAGTTCATGCGGCACCGCGTGGGCTGGTCCTACAACGAGGAGTCGGGCCGCTACCGGGAGCTCGAACCGGTGTTCTACGTTCCCGGCCAGGACCGCAAGCTGGTCCAGGAGGGCCGCCCCGGCAAGTACGTCTTCGTCGACGGCAGCCCGGAGCAGCACAAGGTCGTCTCCGACGCCATGATCGACTCCTATCGGCGCTCGTACGAGACCTACCAGGAGATGCTGGCCGCGGGCATCGCCCGCGAGGTGGCCCGCTCGGTCCTTCCCGTCGGACTCTTCTCCTCCATGTACGCGACCTGCAACGCCCGCTCGCTGATGCACTTCCTCGGCCTGCGCACCCAGCACGAGCAGGCCAAGGTGCCGTCCTTCCCGCAGCGGGAGATCGAGATGGTCGGGGAGAAGATGGAGCGGGAGTGGGCCCGGCTCATGCCGCTCACCTACGCCGCGTTCAACGCGAACGGCCGTATCGCCCCCTGA
- a CDS encoding ribonuclease J has translation MSHPHPELGAPPKLRKGGLRVTPLGGLGEIGRNMTVFEYDGRLLIVDCGVLFPEDEQPGIDLILPDFTTIRDRLDDVEGIVLTHGHEDHIGGVPYLLRLKPDIPLIGSKLTLALIEAKLQEHRIRPYTLEVAEGNRERIGPFDCEFIAVNHSIPDALAVAIRTPAGMAVHTGDFKMDQLPLDGRLTDLHAFARLSEEGIDLLLSDSTNAEVPGFVPPERDISNVLRQVFANAQKRIIVASFASHVHRIQQILDAAHEYGRRVAFVGRSMVRNMGIARDLGYLRVPAGLVVDVKTLDDLPDHEVVLVCTGSQGEPMAALSRMANRDHQIRIVPGDTVILASSLIPGNENAVYRVINGLTRWGANVVHKGNAKVHVSGHASAGELLYFYNICKPKNLMPVHGEWRHLRANAELGALTGVPKDHIVIAEDGVVVDLVDGRARIVGKVQAGYVYVDGLSVGDVTEASLKDRRILGDEGIISIFVVVDSTTGKIVGGPHLQARGSGIDDSNFGGVLPKVEEALAKSAADGVAEPHQLQQLIRRTVGKWVSDTYRRRPMILPVVVEV, from the coding sequence TTGAGTCATCCGCATCCAGAACTCGGCGCCCCGCCGAAGCTGCGCAAGGGCGGCCTGCGCGTCACCCCGCTCGGCGGTCTCGGAGAGATCGGCCGAAACATGACGGTCTTCGAATACGACGGCCGTCTGCTCATCGTCGACTGCGGAGTCCTCTTCCCCGAGGACGAGCAGCCCGGAATCGACCTGATCCTTCCGGACTTCACCACCATCCGGGACCGGCTGGACGATGTCGAAGGCATCGTCCTCACCCACGGTCACGAGGACCACATCGGCGGTGTCCCCTATCTGCTCCGGCTGAAGCCCGACATCCCGCTGATCGGCTCCAAGCTGACGCTCGCCCTCATCGAGGCGAAGCTCCAGGAGCACCGCATCCGCCCGTACACCCTGGAGGTCGCGGAGGGGAACCGTGAGCGGATCGGCCCCTTCGACTGCGAGTTCATCGCGGTCAACCACTCCATCCCGGACGCCCTGGCCGTCGCCATCCGCACCCCCGCGGGCATGGCGGTCCACACCGGCGACTTCAAGATGGACCAGCTCCCGCTCGACGGCCGGCTGACCGACCTCCACGCCTTCGCCCGCCTCAGCGAGGAGGGCATCGACCTGCTGCTCTCCGACTCGACCAATGCCGAGGTCCCCGGCTTCGTCCCGCCGGAGCGCGATATCTCGAACGTGCTCCGCCAGGTCTTCGCGAACGCCCAGAAGCGGATCATCGTGGCGAGCTTCGCGAGCCATGTCCACCGCATCCAGCAGATCCTCGACGCCGCTCATGAGTACGGACGCCGGGTGGCCTTCGTCGGCCGTTCCATGGTCCGCAACATGGGCATCGCCCGCGACCTCGGCTACCTCCGGGTCCCCGCCGGGCTCGTCGTGGACGTCAAGACCCTCGACGACCTGCCGGACCACGAAGTGGTGCTCGTCTGCACGGGGTCCCAGGGCGAGCCGATGGCCGCGCTCTCCCGGATGGCCAACCGCGACCACCAGATCCGCATCGTCCCGGGTGACACGGTCATCCTGGCCTCGTCCCTCATCCCAGGGAACGAGAACGCGGTCTACCGGGTGATCAACGGGCTGACCCGCTGGGGCGCCAACGTGGTGCACAAGGGCAACGCCAAGGTCCATGTCTCGGGCCACGCCTCGGCCGGCGAGCTGCTGTACTTCTACAACATCTGCAAGCCGAAGAACCTGATGCCGGTGCACGGCGAATGGCGCCATCTGCGCGCGAACGCCGAGCTGGGAGCGTTGACAGGGGTCCCGAAGGACCACATCGTCATCGCCGAGGACGGTGTCGTGGTCGATCTGGTGGACGGCAGGGCCCGTATCGTCGGCAAGGTCCAGGCGGGCTATGTCTACGTCGACGGCCTCTCGGTCGGCGATGTCACCGAGGCATCCCTCAAGGACCGGCGCATCCTCGGCGACGAGGGCATCATCTCGATCTTCGTCGTGGTCGACTCCACCACGGGCAAGATCGTCGGCGGTCCCCATCTCCAGGCCCGGGGCTCCGGTATCGACGACTCCAACTTCGGCGGGGTGCTGCCCAAGGTCGAGGAAGCCCTCGCCAAGTCGGCGGCAGACGGGGTCGCGGAGCCCCACCAGCTCCAGCAGCTCATCCGCCGCACGGTGGGCAAGTGGGTGTCCGACACCTATCGCCGCCGCCCCATGATCCTTCCGGTCGTGGTCGAGGTCTGA
- the dapA gene encoding 4-hydroxy-tetrahydrodipicolinate synthase produces MAPISTPQTPFGRLLTAMVTPFTADGALDLDGAQRLATHLVDAGNDGLIVNGTTGESPTTSDAEKDRLVRAVLEAVGDRAHIVAGVGTNDTRHSIELARAAERAGAHGLLVVTPYYNKPPQEGLRRHFTAVADATGLPVMLYDIPGRSGVPIDTETLVRLAEHPRIVANKDAKGDLGRAGWAIARSGLAWYSGDDMLNLPLLSIGAVGFVSVVGHVASPELRALLDAHLGGDVRKATEIHQRLLPVYTGMFRTQGVMTTKAALALQGLPSGPVRLPLTELSPEETDRLRADLAAGGVQL; encoded by the coding sequence ATGGCTCCGATCTCCACCCCGCAGACCCCGTTCGGGCGGCTTCTCACCGCGATGGTCACCCCCTTCACGGCGGACGGCGCGCTTGATCTCGACGGCGCGCAGCGCCTCGCCACCCACCTCGTCGACGCCGGAAACGACGGCCTGATCGTCAACGGCACCACCGGCGAGTCCCCGACCACCAGCGACGCGGAGAAAGACCGGCTCGTCCGGGCCGTCCTGGAGGCCGTCGGAGACCGGGCCCATATCGTCGCCGGCGTCGGGACCAACGACACCCGCCACAGCATCGAGCTGGCCCGCGCCGCCGAACGCGCTGGCGCGCACGGCCTGCTCGTCGTCACCCCGTACTACAACAAGCCCCCGCAAGAGGGCCTGCGCCGCCACTTCACGGCCGTCGCCGACGCCACCGGGCTGCCCGTGATGCTCTACGACATCCCCGGCCGCAGCGGTGTCCCCATCGACACCGAAACCCTCGTCCGCCTCGCCGAGCACCCCCGCATCGTCGCCAACAAGGACGCCAAGGGCGACCTCGGCCGGGCCGGCTGGGCCATCGCCCGCAGCGGCCTCGCCTGGTACTCCGGCGACGACATGCTCAACCTCCCGCTGCTCTCCATCGGCGCCGTCGGCTTCGTCTCCGTCGTCGGCCATGTCGCCTCCCCGGAGCTGCGCGCCCTGCTCGACGCCCACCTCGGCGGCGACGTCCGCAAGGCCACGGAGATCCACCAGCGGCTGCTGCCCGTCTACACCGGGATGTTCCGCACCCAGGGCGTCATGACGACCAAGGCCGCCCTCGCCCTCCAGGGCCTGCCGTCCGGTCCCGTCCGGCTGCCCCTGACCGAGCTGTCCCCCGAGGAGACGGACCGGCTCCGCGCCGACCTCGCCGCAGGCGGAGTGCAGCTCTGA